From Ipomoea triloba cultivar NCNSP0323 chromosome 5, ASM357664v1, the proteins below share one genomic window:
- the LOC116020784 gene encoding uncharacterized protein LOC116020784 isoform X1, with translation MVGGGGADCMLSLRVSSLSSPFFGTGLKWNPPRRAKPGRVISHCKASLIMDPDSFQVGKLIGSYGFMNITSYSGPQAGMGMGMEYCSSSPEDVGRLRIQDVGEGNVKIRLYEGRVAQGPRRGTPVIFKVYPGKQVGGTEADSMAANELNAHASLQSSSRGICENIQILIGGFEMKTGEQWLAFRNDGKYTAADYARIASEKMPKSDGVGKQKFWNPFENDETIKRRRYFVTKLLRGAMKGLSYMHDNETLHQSLGPASVVLNTMVEKDAAYLVPRLRDLAFSVDIRYSKIEEGPQILSEGLWRRASTAGAYSPMEKRAFGIADDIYEAGLLFAYLAFIPFCEAGVMDSLSLRRLLENTFQLDLEAIREYCLADDRLLEAVKFLDLGNGAGWELLQAMLDRDFRKRPIAEAVLNHRFLSGAFL, from the exons ATGGTAGGCGGCGGCGGAGCTGATTGCATGCTTAGCTTGAGGGTTTCTTCTCTGTCGTCTCCGTTTTTTGGTACCGGTTTGAAGTGGAATCCGCCAAGGAGAGCGAAACCGGGTAGGGTTATTTCGCACTGCAAAGCGAGTCTGATCATGGATCCTGATTCTTTCCAAGTAGGTAAGCTTATCGGTAGCTATGGATTCATGAATATCACCAG TTACTCGGGGCCGCAAGctgggatggggatggggatggaATATTGTTCATCATCTCCAGAAGATGTTGGGCGATTAAGAATCCAGGATGTTGGAGAAGGAAATGTCAAAATTAG ACTTTATGAAGGAAGAGTAGCTCAAGGTCCACGTAGAGGTACACCAGTTATTTTTAAG GTCTATCCAGGTAAACAAGTTGGCGGTACTGAAGCTGATTCGATGGCAGCAAATGAGCTGAATGCTCATGCTTCCCTTCAA AGTAGTTCTAGAGGCATCTGTGAGAATATTCAAATACTTATTGGAGGATTTGAGATGAAGACAGGAGAGCAG TGGCTTGCTTTTAGGAATGATGGGAAATATACTGCTGCTGATTATGCAAGAATTGCAAGTGAGAAAATGCCAAAAAGTGATGGTGTAGGAAAACAGAAATTTTGGAATCCTTTTGAAAACGATGAAACCATAAAGCGTAGAAGATATTTTGTTACAAAGCTGCTTCGAGGTGCTATGAAAGGCCTATCCTATATGCATGATAATGAGACATTGCACCAAAGCCTTGGCCCTGCCTCTGTTGTTCTCAA CACAATGGTTGAGAAAGATGCCGCTTATCTAGTTCCACGTCTCCGTGATCTAGCCTTTTCAGTTGATATTAG ATATTCTAAGATTGAAGAAGGTCCACAGATACTGTCAGAGGGACTATGGAGACGGGCCTCTACTGCTGGAGCTTATAGTCCCATGGAGAAAAGAGCCTTTGGAATCGCCGATGACAT ATATGAAGCTGGTCTTCTTTTTGCATACTTAGCCTTCATTCCATTTTGTGAAGCAGGAGTCATGGACAGTCTCTCTTTACGA AGACTTCTGGAAAATACTTTTCAACTTGATCTTGAAGCTATAAGAGA GTATTGTTTAGCTGATGACCGATTGTTAGAAGCTGTCAAGTTCTTGGATCTTGGTAATGGTGCTGGCTGGGAGTTACTGCAG GCAATGCTGGATCGTGATTTCCGGAAGAGGCCAATTGCAGAAGCTGTACTGAACCATCGATTCCTGAGTGGTGCTTTCCTTTGA
- the LOC116019874 gene encoding WEB family protein At3g02930, chloroplastic-like: protein MSTKSKSTLPETPKSKTSPATPRASKVSRGATKFDGDSPSQNLRSSADQSPRSAAPKPSVGRSTKLGTPPDKKPARVLRPSELQTELNLAQEDLKKAKEKLASVEKEKTQALDDLKEAKKLAEEANEKLREALIAQKRAEDDSEIEKFRTVEMEQAGIEAAQKKEEEWQKEVEAVRSQHALDVAALLSATQELQRVKQELAMTCDAKNQALAHADDATKIAEIHAGKVEILSAELIRVKSMLDSRVESESTEKNKLVEELNLEIETLRKELEMARSYEVKVMEKEAVLEQCKLDLEAAKMAASYAHNLVEEWKKRVEDLEFQTSEAQRTERSASESLESAMKELEGRNDLLHDAETEIASLKEKLGLLEFSVDRQKGELEESECHFKMAREEASKMAEKVESLSSELETVKEDKIQALNNEKLAADSVEQLLEEKNKLLDELKSSREEEEKNKKAMESLTSALHEVSSEAREAKEKLLSSQAETGNYETQIEDLQRVLKTTNERYENMLGDAKQEIDLLTNSVEQSKQDYDMLKAEQEEKERDLMNCVVKTEEANSSMEKEINRLVNSLKEAQEDASNAREDEARLKNSLKETESEVVYLKEVLGEAKAESMKLKESLMDKENEVQNILQENEELRSREAAALKKIEELSKMLEEALAKKQAEENGGLTDSEKDSEILPKSPEQNGVKDENPEMELRLYQPSIMEEFKEVNNHSSDNPEENAIGAKELDEKDKETKSEEKEESKSEEKEANDSVEAELKTSESFKFVEKDSSPEREPKQEEEPEPKAEVHENNDQSNGVSSIEKHDNGNTNTSPVKPQSLKKKKPLLSKFGSLLKKKGAVNQK from the exons ATGTCCACCAAATCCAA ATCTACGCTGCCAGAAACCCCTAAGAGCAAAACATCACCTGCAACTCCTAGGGCTAGTAAAGTGAGCAGAGGAGCAACTAAATTTGATGGCGATTCGCCTTCGCAGAACCTGCGCTCTTCGGCTGATCAGTCTCCGAGATCTGCAGCTCCAAAGCCTTCTGTGGGAAGGTCCACTAAGCTTGGCACTCCACCTGAT AAAAAGCCGGCTCGTGTGTTGAGGCCATCGGAATTACAGACAGAACTGAATCTTGCTCAGGAAGATCTTAAGAAGGCCAAGGAGAAGTTGGCTTCGGTTGAGAAGGAGAAAACTCAGGCTCTTGATGATCTGAAGGAAGCGAAGAAGTTGGCTGAGGAAGCGAACGAGAAGCTTAGAGAGGCATTGATAGCTCAAAAGCGGGCTGAGGATGATTCTGAGATTGAGAAGTTTCGCACTGTTGAGATGGAGCAAGCTGGCATTGAAGCGGCTCAGAAGAAGGAAGAGGAATGGCAGAAAGAGGTCGAGGCGGTGAGGAGCCAACACGCTTTGGACGTGGCTGCTCTTCTCTCGGCCACTCAGGAACTGCAACGGGTGAAGCAAGAGCTCGCCATGACTTGTGACGCTAAAAACCAGGCGCTTGCCCATGCTGATGATGCCACTAAGATTGCTGAAATTCATGCTGGGAAAGTCGAGATTCTTTCTGCAGAACTGATCCGAGTTAAGTCCATGCTCGATTCCAGGGTAGAGAGCGAGTCTACTGAGAAGAATAAGCTAGTGGAGGAGCTAAATCTCGAGATAGAGACTCTGAGGAAAGAACTCGAGATGGCAAGAAGTTACGAAGTGAAAGTGATGGAAAAAGAGGCCGTCTTAGAACAATGTAAACTTGATTTGGAGGCTGCAAAAATGGCTGCATCTTATGCGCATAATCTAGTCGAGGAATGGAAGAAGAGAGTCGAGGATTTAGAGTTTCAGACTTCAGAAGCACAAAGAACCGAGAGGTCTGCATCGGAATCCCTGGAATCCGCCATGAAAGAACTCGAAGGCAGAAATGATTTGCTGCACGATGCAGAAACCGAGATTGCATCTCTCAAGGAGAAGCTGGGCTTACTGGAGTTCTCGGTTGACAGGCAAAAAGGAGAACTCGAGGAATCAGAATGCCATTTTAAGATGGCCCGGGAAGAGGCTTCGAAAATGGCTGAGAAGGTCGAATCCCTTAGCTCTGAGCTGGAAACCGTAAAAGAGGATAAAATTCAGGCTTTGAATAATGAAAAACTAGCAGCTGACAGTGTAGAACAACTGCTGGAAGAAAAGAACAAACTTTTGGATGAATTGAAAAGTTCcagggaggaagaagaaaaaaacaagaaagCGATGGAAAGTTTAACCTCAGCTTTGCACGAAGTTTCTTCAGAAGCGAGAGAAGCCAAAGAGAAGCTGTTGTCTAGCCAAGCTGAAACTGGAAATTATGAAACGCAGATTGAAGATCTCCAGCGGGTACTGAAAACCACGAACGAGAGGTACGAGAACATGCTTGGTGACGCAAAGCAAGAAATTGATCTTCTTACTAACTCTGTCGAGCAGTCTAAGCAAGATTACGATATGTTGAAGGCTGAGCAGGAGGAAAAGGAGCGTGATTTGATGAACTGCGTTGTGAAAACCGAGGAAGCAAATTCATCAATGGAGAAAGAAATCAATAGGCTGGTAAACTCGTTAAAAGAGGCACAAGAAGATGCTTCCAATGCAAGGGAAGACGAAGCTCGTTTGAAAAATTCCCTGAAAGAAACAGAGTCTGAGGTCGTTTATCTAAAGGAGGTTCTGGGCGAAGCAAAGGCCGAGAGCATGAAGCTGAAAGAGTCTCTAATGGACAAAGAAAACGAAGTGCAAAACATTCTTCAGGAGAACGAGGAACTTCGAAGTAGAGAGGCTGCAGCATTGAAGAAGATCGAGGAATTGTCCAAGATGCTTGAAGAAGCTTTGGCCAAAAAGCAAGCTGAAGAAAACGGAGGGCTTACAGACAGTGAAAAAGATTCTGAAATTCTCCCGAAATCCCCTGAACAAAATGGTGTCAAAGACGAAAATCCTGAGATGGAACTCCGGCTTTATCAGCCCTCAATAATGGAAGAATTTAAAGAAGTGAATAACCACTCAAGTGATAATCCCGAAGAGAATGCTATTGGAGCCAAAGAACTCGATGAAAAAGATAAAGAAACCAAGAgcgaagaaaaagaagaaagcaAGAGCGAGGAAAAGGAAGCTAATGATTCTGTAGAAGCTGAGCTTAAAACGTCAGAGAGCTTCAAGTTTGTGGAGAAAGACTCGTCTCCAGAAAGAGAGCCCAAGCAGGAAGAGGAGCCCGAGCCAAAGGCAGAAGTCCACGAGAACAATGACCAGTCAAACGGAGTATCTTCAATAGAAAAGCACGACAATGGAAACACAAACACCTCTCCTGTAAAGCCACAAagcctgaagaagaagaagccttTGCTAAGTAAATTCGGAAGCCTACTTAAGAAGAAAGGCGCTGTCAACCAGAAGTAA
- the LOC116020784 gene encoding uncharacterized protein LOC116020784 isoform X2 — protein sequence MGMGMEYCSSSPEDVGRLRIQDVGEGNVKIRLYEGRVAQGPRRGTPVIFKVYPGKQVGGTEADSMAANELNAHASLQSSSRGICENIQILIGGFEMKTGEQWLAFRNDGKYTAADYARIASEKMPKSDGVGKQKFWNPFENDETIKRRRYFVTKLLRGAMKGLSYMHDNETLHQSLGPASVVLNTMVEKDAAYLVPRLRDLAFSVDIRYSKIEEGPQILSEGLWRRASTAGAYSPMEKRAFGIADDIYEAGLLFAYLAFIPFCEAGVMDSLSLRRLLENTFQLDLEAIREYCLADDRLLEAVKFLDLGNGAGWELLQAMLDRDFRKRPIAEAVLNHRFLSGAFL from the exons atggggatggggatggaATATTGTTCATCATCTCCAGAAGATGTTGGGCGATTAAGAATCCAGGATGTTGGAGAAGGAAATGTCAAAATTAG ACTTTATGAAGGAAGAGTAGCTCAAGGTCCACGTAGAGGTACACCAGTTATTTTTAAG GTCTATCCAGGTAAACAAGTTGGCGGTACTGAAGCTGATTCGATGGCAGCAAATGAGCTGAATGCTCATGCTTCCCTTCAA AGTAGTTCTAGAGGCATCTGTGAGAATATTCAAATACTTATTGGAGGATTTGAGATGAAGACAGGAGAGCAG TGGCTTGCTTTTAGGAATGATGGGAAATATACTGCTGCTGATTATGCAAGAATTGCAAGTGAGAAAATGCCAAAAAGTGATGGTGTAGGAAAACAGAAATTTTGGAATCCTTTTGAAAACGATGAAACCATAAAGCGTAGAAGATATTTTGTTACAAAGCTGCTTCGAGGTGCTATGAAAGGCCTATCCTATATGCATGATAATGAGACATTGCACCAAAGCCTTGGCCCTGCCTCTGTTGTTCTCAA CACAATGGTTGAGAAAGATGCCGCTTATCTAGTTCCACGTCTCCGTGATCTAGCCTTTTCAGTTGATATTAG ATATTCTAAGATTGAAGAAGGTCCACAGATACTGTCAGAGGGACTATGGAGACGGGCCTCTACTGCTGGAGCTTATAGTCCCATGGAGAAAAGAGCCTTTGGAATCGCCGATGACAT ATATGAAGCTGGTCTTCTTTTTGCATACTTAGCCTTCATTCCATTTTGTGAAGCAGGAGTCATGGACAGTCTCTCTTTACGA AGACTTCTGGAAAATACTTTTCAACTTGATCTTGAAGCTATAAGAGA GTATTGTTTAGCTGATGACCGATTGTTAGAAGCTGTCAAGTTCTTGGATCTTGGTAATGGTGCTGGCTGGGAGTTACTGCAG GCAATGCTGGATCGTGATTTCCGGAAGAGGCCAATTGCAGAAGCTGTACTGAACCATCGATTCCTGAGTGGTGCTTTCCTTTGA
- the LOC116021232 gene encoding uncharacterized protein LOC116021232 — protein MWFELIIGIIIFQLLRRFFSNGDDLDVGTYPANAIFSVAKRLEQLYGGKAYVGLRIPDADSGSPQNIDIVLVTQREAAVISVKNVSGFVSVDKDGNWECMGGDKHKTERLPDPVAETKELVPVLESYFERRGVALPEGYFSCKVICPNPNFRTIHADSFPPEVVTYDQWIQLKPEKNSLFSGWMKGAFHGGKKEMQESIHESLNSILSTAPMWDRLKLKSNKSVLGEFVEFKGDKDDLLELRNIKRSKVSRLTIQKTSMFGLAHSKLQVLYSPRDYHGEGASGSEWNEVCVRSSTEVVFQPQGSSKVRKYKLSSIISLSLSA, from the exons ATGTGGTTTGAGCTGATCATCGGAATCATCATCTTCCAATTGCTCCGGCGCTTCTTCTCCAACGGCGACGATCTCGATGTCGGCACCTACCCTGCCAACGCCATTTTCTCCGTCGCCAAACG GTTGGAACAGCTTTACGGTGGTAAGGCCTATGTTGGCCTCCGAATTCCAGACGCCGATTCCGGATCGCCCCAGAATATTGATATTGTTCTCGTCACTCAGCG AGAAGCTGCTGTAATATCTGTGAAGAATGTCTCGGGATTTGTATCTGTTGATAAGGATGGAAATTGGGAATGCATGGGTGGAGATAAGCACAAGACAGAGCGTCTTCCAGATCCT GTAGCTGAAACAAAAGAACTAGTTCCTGTCCTAGAATCATATTTCGAGCGAAGGGGAGTAGCTCTTCCAGAAGgatatttttcatgcaaggtCATATGTCCAAATCCCAATTTTCG AACCATTCATGCTGACTCTTTTCCTCCTGAGGTGGTAACTTATGACCAGTGGATACAGTTAAAGCCTGAAAAAAATAGCTTGTTTTCTGGTTGGATGAAAGGTGCATTTCATGGTGGAAAGAAGGAAATGCAGGAATCAATACATGAGAGCCTCAATTCCATTCTCAGCACAGCTCCAATGTGGGACAG ATTGAAGCTTAAAAGTAATAAATCTGTCCTAGGAGAGTTTGTGGAATTCAAAGGAGATAAGGATGATCTTTTGGAATTAAGAAATATCAAGAGATCAAAAGTTAGTCGGCTGACTATCCAAAAGACAAGCATGTTTGGTTTAG CTCATTCAAAACTTCAAGTTCTTTACTCCCCTCGAGATTATCATGGTGAAGGAGCTTCAGGTTCTGAGTGGAACGAAGTTTGCGTTCGATCTAGCACAGAAGTCGTGTTTCAGCCCCAAGGCTCCAGTAAAGTGCGCAAATATAAGTTGTCCTCCATAATTTCCTTGTCACTCAGTGCCTGA
- the LOC116020488 gene encoding uncharacterized protein LOC116020488: MVKKMLKLQLPDGTYIEVPEDYSDLDLLAEVCTMDREKLERLIEKQVSLPSTRIPNGIVLERPRASSSKDKGVVDNGVMLREEKSSKKRPMMLTDDDDDSTSQGSVLHSNKRIRSWETKDDNATNQTASSSSHHQGPNTSPAMPIEFRNKIVQLAGPNAIISDEILLIQKSLTLSDVKNSQNRLSIPGKQIRDVKFLTDEEERLLSSRNGKNVGSMDNVMIIEPSLETSLVSFRRWDMDKDNGSRSSSYVITKTWNRIKERNQLKADMTVQVWALRVGEKLWLVLVRVSD, translated from the coding sequence ATGGTGAAGAAGATGTTAAAGCTGCAGCTTCCCGATGGAACCTATATTGAGGTTCCTGAGGACTATAGTGATTTAGATTTATTGGCTGAAGTGTGTACAATGGATCGTGAAAAACTTGAGAGACTTATTGAAAAACAAGTCAGTCTCCCGAGTACGAGAATACCTAATGGCATCGTCCTCGAGCGGCCAAGGGCATCGTCTTCCAAGGACAAAGGAGTTGTAGATAATGGGGTAATGTTGAGGGAAGAAAAATCATCCAAGAAACGACCCATGATGTTgacagatgatgatgatgattcaacTAGCCAAGGTTCGGTGTTGCATAGTAACAAAAGAATAAGGTCGTGGGAAACAAAAGACGATAACGCTACTAATCAAACGGCGTCGTCATCATCTCATCATCAAGGCCCCAACACATCACCCGCCATGCCTATAGAATTCAGGAACAAAATTGTTCAACTTGCAGGACCCAATGCTATCATTTCTGATGAGATCCTGTTGATTCAAAAGTCACTAACCTTGAGCGATgtaaaaaatagtcaaaatcgACTTTCCATTCCAGGGAAACAAATAAGAGATGTCAAGTTTCTGACCGATGAGGAGGAGAGACTGCTTTCTTCTCGCAATGGCAAGAACGTGGGATCTATGGATAATGTAATGATTATTGAGCCATCCCTTGAAACAAGTCTAGTGAGCTTTCGCAGGTGGGATATGGACAAGGACAATGGCAGCAGGAGCAGTTCCTACGTTATCACCAAAACCTGGAATAGAATCAAAGAAAGAAACCAACTTAAAGCAGACATGACCGTTCAAGTCTGGGCTCTTCGAGTTGGCGAAAAATTGTGGTTGGTTCTTGTCAGGGTGTCTGATTAG